The genomic DNA AATGCCTTTAATTGCAGGACCAGGTGCCATTAGTTCAACTATCGTATGGAGTACATATTATTCTACTTGGATTAATTTAGTGGGATGTACTATATCTATCTTTTTATTTTCATTAGTTTGTTGGTTATGTTTTCAAGCTGCCCCATGTGTAGTGGAAATATTAGGAAAAACAGGAATTAATATTATTACACGTGTAATGGGTTTATTGTTGATGTCTTTAGGAATAGAATTTTTTAGTGTGGGAATCAAATCAATTTTCAATGAACTATTGCACTAATTTTTAATATTTTTTTTGTTAAATATAATTTTTGGAAATATCTTTGAAAAATAAAATTATTTTTTTTAAAAATGTGGGATTGATAGATTGGATTAAAATTTCTAATGAAATGAATGATTTTACAGAAAAACGAAATAGTTTTACATTTGATGAAATTTGGTTTGGAGAACATTATCCTGTTTTTACTCAAGGCTTATTGACAAGTAATAATTTAAAAATATCTATTCAAGATAATTACATTAATAATATTCCTATATTTACCACTAATAGAGGTGGTCAAATTACATATCATGGCCCTGGACAGCAAATATTATATTTTTTAATTGATTTAAAACGTCGGAAAATTAATATTCGCAAATTAATAGATATTATGCATACCTTAATATTAGATACTTTAAATTATTTTTGTATCAATGCATATATTAGACCAAAAGCTCCTGGAATTTATATAAATAATAAAAAAATATGTTTTTTTGGTTTGAGAATTAAAAAAGGTTGTACTTTGCATGGTTTATCATTAAATGTTGATATGGATTTAGCTCCATTTGAGTATATTCACCCTTGCGGAGATATGCATATAAAAGTTACACAAATAAAAGAATTCAATTCTTCTTTAACACTAAAAGATATTCAAGTTATTTTAGTTAAAAAGTTATCTAACTTATTAAACGTTAAAATTATACAAAAACCATATTTTTAAAAAATTTAAAATCTTTTAAAAATATTTTTTTTTCAGTAATAATATATCTTCTTTAAATTTAGCGATGATAAAATTTATGAAAAAAAAAATAAATTTAATACCTATTAAAAATATTTCAGCAAAAAAACCAGATTGGATTAAAATTAAATTTCCTACTAATACATATCGTGTTGATCAGATGAAACGTGCTTTGCGAGACAATGATTTATATTCCGTTTGCGAAGAAGCTAACTGTCCAAATTTGTTCGAATGTTTTAATAATGGAACTGCAACTTTCATGATTTTAGGCGCTATATGCACTCGAAATTGTCCATTTTGTGCAGTGTTACATGGAACTCCTAAAAATATAAATTTAGAAGAACCTATAAAATTAGCAAATACTATATTGGATATGAGAATTAATTATGTAGTAATTACTTCAGTCGTAAGAGACGATTTATATGATGGAGGAGCACAACATTTTGTTAATTGCATGAACTCTATTAGAAATAAAAATAAAGTAAAAATTGAAATATTAGTTCCTGATTTCAGAGGAAGAATTAAATTAGTATTAAAAATTTTTGGTACAGAGTTACCGGACGTTTTTAATCATAATATAGAAAGTATTCCTAGGCTTTATAAAAAAATACGTCCAGGAGCAAATTATAAAAATTCATTATTATTATTAGAATCATTTAAAAAAAAATACAATAAAATTCCTACCAAATCAGGTTTAATGCTAGGAATAGGTGAAAAAGATAAGGAAATTACTCAAGTTATGAAAGATCTTTATTCCAGCGGCGTTACATTATTAACAATAGGTCAGTATCTTCAACCTAGCAAAAATCATCTTCCAGTAGAACGTTATATATCACCTTTTGAGTTTGAAAACATTAAAAAAGAAGCAATTTCTATTGGTTTTAAAAATGCTTATTGCGGACCTTTT from Buchnera aphidicola (Aphis aurantii) includes the following:
- the lipB gene encoding lipoyl(octanoyl) transferase LipB, which gives rise to MKNKIIFFKNVGLIDWIKISNEMNDFTEKRNSFTFDEIWFGEHYPVFTQGLLTSNNLKISIQDNYINNIPIFTTNRGGQITYHGPGQQILYFLIDLKRRKINIRKLIDIMHTLILDTLNYFCINAYIRPKAPGIYINNKKICFFGLRIKKGCTLHGLSLNVDMDLAPFEYIHPCGDMHIKVTQIKEFNSSLTLKDIQVILVKKLSNLLNVKIIQKPYF
- the lipA gene encoding lipoyl synthase; the protein is MIKFMKKKINLIPIKNISAKKPDWIKIKFPTNTYRVDQMKRALRDNDLYSVCEEANCPNLFECFNNGTATFMILGAICTRNCPFCAVLHGTPKNINLEEPIKLANTILDMRINYVVITSVVRDDLYDGGAQHFVNCMNSIRNKNKVKIEILVPDFRGRIKLVLKIFGTELPDVFNHNIESIPRLYKKIRPGANYKNSLLLLESFKKKYNKIPTKSGLMLGIGEKDKEITQVMKDLYSSGVTLLTIGQYLQPSKNHLPVERYISPFEFENIKKEAISIGFKNAYCGPFVRSSYHASFQN